Proteins encoded together in one Streptomyces sp. NBC_01408 window:
- a CDS encoding cytochrome P450: protein MALVDLSAPGEDFDADPYPFYAALRTAGPVHQLAVGGDRSWLVVGHDEARQALNHPALAKNWLGSELFGLPAAAAHTNLLESDPPHHTRLRRLVSREFTARRVEALRPRIQQVTEELLDAMAARPDRRGDLIRDFAVPLPLTVICELLGVPDLDSSRFRYWSGEVVAPLGNAGPDSRVMEQLTAYLLELVEAKAADPGEDLLSALIRTRDEDGGRLSPDELIGMAFLLLIAGHETTVNLIGNGIRALLAHPDQLAALRADPEGLIDGAIEEMLRYDGPVQHATYRFAVADLELGGVTVPAGASVLVALAAADRDPARFAEPDVFDIRRTGPGHLAFGHGIHFCLGAPLARMEGRIAVRALLERFPELAEDPDAGPRDWLPGTLVRGVTRLPLRW from the coding sequence ATGGCTCTCGTGGACCTCAGCGCGCCCGGCGAAGACTTCGACGCCGACCCCTACCCCTTCTACGCCGCCCTGCGCACGGCCGGTCCCGTCCACCAGCTGGCCGTCGGCGGCGACCGCTCCTGGCTGGTCGTCGGCCATGACGAGGCCCGGCAGGCCCTCAACCACCCCGCCCTGGCGAAGAACTGGCTCGGCTCCGAGCTGTTCGGCCTCCCGGCCGCCGCCGCCCACACCAACCTGCTGGAGTCGGACCCGCCCCACCACACCCGGCTGCGCCGCCTGGTGTCCCGCGAGTTCACCGCCCGCCGCGTCGAGGCGTTGCGGCCCCGCATCCAGCAGGTCACCGAGGAGCTGCTCGACGCGATGGCGGCCCGCCCCGACCGCCGGGGCGACCTGATCCGGGACTTCGCCGTACCGCTGCCGCTGACCGTCATCTGCGAACTCCTCGGCGTCCCCGACCTGGACAGCTCGCGCTTCCGCTACTGGTCAGGGGAGGTAGTGGCCCCGCTGGGCAATGCCGGCCCGGACAGCCGCGTCATGGAGCAGCTGACCGCCTACCTCCTCGAACTCGTCGAGGCCAAGGCGGCCGACCCCGGCGAGGACCTGCTCAGCGCCCTGATCCGGACCCGCGACGAGGACGGCGGCCGGCTCTCCCCGGACGAACTGATCGGGATGGCCTTCCTGCTCCTGATCGCGGGCCACGAGACCACCGTGAACCTGATCGGCAACGGCATACGGGCCCTGCTGGCGCACCCGGACCAGCTCGCGGCCCTGCGCGCCGACCCCGAAGGGCTGATCGACGGCGCGATCGAGGAGATGCTGCGCTACGACGGCCCGGTGCAGCACGCCACGTACCGCTTCGCCGTCGCCGACCTGGAACTCGGCGGGGTCACCGTCCCGGCCGGCGCCTCCGTCCTGGTCGCCCTCGCCGCCGCCGACCGCGACCCGGCCCGCTTCGCCGAGCCCGACGTCTTCGACATCCGCCGGACCGGACCTGGCCACCTGGCCTTCGGGCACGGCATCCACTTCTGCCTCGGCGCCCCGCTGGCCCGGATGGAGGGCCGCATCGCCGTCCGCGCCCTGCTCGAGCGGTTCCCGGAACTGGCCGAGGACCCGGACGCCGGGCCGCGCGACTGGCTGCCGGGCACGCTGGTACGGGGTGTCACCCGGCTTCCGCTGCGCTGGTAG
- a CDS encoding MMPL family transporter yields MIRALTGYSTRRPWKVIAVWAVLGIALTFLGQALVHRVTQSSGGDFLPPAYDSAAALQVAEEKFGVKPGADPLTVLVARADGAPLADADERRIDEEAAALARYRVVMPPSEDDLFFSPDHSQVPRVSPAMTAPDRSFRLLSVELTGNSQDPRVHDTYRAFREHARAEFAEAGLRTGFTGGLADGVDTADAGKTRSLVIGILMLGAIVLLHVLVFRSLLASLLPLLVVSVVGGAATGTVVGAAALTGIDLDPSTPQLINVVLVGIGIDYFLFLLFRFREQLRRRPDQSGRSAACEVAGRVGTAVTSAALTIVAAFATLAVASFGQFRVLGPAIAVSVLVMLLGSLTLMPALLAVTGRRMFWPSRSLEREPRGGSAGRLGDRVARRPVAAALACVALLGALAAGTAGIRMDYGPGDTGGERTASAVTSSEIARALPAGVSDPISVFVTAPEADALGDGGLGDGGLGALAGALGKVDGVGRVAPAVLSEDRLAARIDLFPNASPHTQEARDLASGPVRETVAAHRPAGTEAHVGGTSAVFADISAVVDKDLRVVFPVAAVLIGLILLLLLRSLLAPLVLLLAVGLGFAATLGASALVFQHALEQPGVAFTLPLILFLFVVALGTDYNILVTDRIREEMERPGPARAAVARAVRHTAPAVATAGVVLAASFGSLAVNPASATQQIGFATGLGILLSAFVLSIVLVPACAVLLGRSLWWPARPRPEEPRRDPAGLPEGVLVR; encoded by the coding sequence GTGATCCGCGCCCTGACCGGATACTCGACGAGACGTCCGTGGAAGGTGATCGCCGTGTGGGCCGTGCTCGGCATCGCACTGACCTTCCTGGGCCAGGCTCTTGTCCACCGCGTCACGCAGAGCAGCGGCGGGGACTTCCTGCCCCCGGCCTACGACTCGGCCGCGGCCCTGCAGGTCGCCGAGGAGAAGTTCGGGGTGAAGCCCGGCGCCGACCCGCTGACCGTACTGGTGGCCCGTGCGGACGGCGCGCCGCTGGCGGACGCCGACGAGCGGCGCATCGACGAGGAGGCCGCGGCGCTGGCCCGGTACCGGGTCGTCATGCCCCCGTCGGAGGACGACCTGTTCTTCTCCCCGGACCATTCCCAAGTGCCCCGGGTCAGCCCGGCCATGACGGCCCCCGACCGCAGCTTCCGGCTGCTGTCCGTGGAGCTGACGGGCAACTCCCAGGACCCCCGGGTCCACGACACCTACCGGGCCTTCCGCGAGCACGCCCGCGCCGAGTTCGCGGAGGCGGGCCTGCGGACCGGGTTCACCGGCGGGCTCGCCGACGGCGTGGACACCGCCGATGCCGGGAAGACCCGCTCCCTCGTCATCGGCATCCTGATGCTCGGGGCGATCGTGCTGCTGCACGTGCTGGTGTTCCGCAGTCTGCTCGCGTCTCTGCTGCCGCTGCTCGTCGTCTCCGTCGTCGGCGGGGCGGCCACGGGAACGGTGGTCGGGGCCGCCGCGCTGACGGGGATCGACCTCGACCCCTCCACGCCGCAGCTGATCAACGTCGTACTGGTCGGCATCGGTATCGACTACTTCCTCTTCCTGCTGTTCCGCTTCCGCGAGCAGCTGCGCAGGCGGCCCGATCAGTCCGGGCGCTCCGCCGCGTGCGAGGTCGCCGGACGGGTGGGGACGGCGGTGACCTCGGCGGCGCTGACCATCGTCGCCGCGTTCGCCACGCTCGCCGTCGCCTCGTTCGGGCAGTTCCGGGTGCTCGGTCCGGCCATCGCCGTCTCCGTGCTGGTGATGCTGCTGGGCAGCCTCACCCTGATGCCCGCGCTGCTCGCCGTCACCGGGCGCCGGATGTTCTGGCCCTCGCGCTCCCTGGAACGGGAGCCCCGCGGGGGCAGCGCCGGGCGGCTGGGCGACCGGGTGGCCCGGCGGCCCGTGGCGGCGGCCCTGGCGTGCGTCGCGCTGCTGGGTGCGCTGGCGGCCGGTACGGCCGGGATCCGGATGGACTACGGCCCCGGCGACACGGGCGGCGAACGCACGGCGTCCGCGGTCACCTCCTCCGAGATCGCACGGGCCCTGCCCGCGGGCGTGTCGGACCCCATCAGCGTCTTCGTCACCGCGCCGGAGGCGGACGCGCTCGGCGACGGCGGGCTCGGCGACGGCGGGCTCGGCGCGCTGGCCGGGGCGCTGGGGAAGGTGGACGGGGTGGGCCGGGTTGCTCCGGCCGTGCTGAGCGAGGACCGGCTGGCGGCGCGGATCGACCTGTTCCCGAACGCCTCGCCGCACACCCAGGAGGCCCGCGACCTGGCCTCCGGTCCGGTCCGGGAGACGGTCGCCGCGCACCGGCCCGCGGGCACCGAGGCCCATGTGGGCGGGACCTCGGCGGTGTTCGCCGACATCTCGGCCGTGGTGGACAAGGATCTGCGGGTGGTGTTCCCGGTGGCGGCGGTACTGATCGGGCTGATCCTGCTCCTGCTGCTGCGGAGCCTGCTCGCGCCCCTGGTCCTGCTGCTCGCCGTGGGGCTGGGGTTCGCCGCGACGCTGGGCGCCTCGGCGCTCGTCTTCCAGCACGCCCTGGAGCAGCCGGGGGTGGCCTTCACCCTCCCGCTGATCCTCTTCCTGTTCGTGGTCGCGCTGGGCACCGACTACAACATCCTGGTGACCGACCGGATCCGGGAGGAGATGGAGCGGCCGGGTCCGGCCCGCGCCGCGGTCGCCCGGGCGGTCCGGCACACCGCTCCGGCCGTCGCGACCGCCGGAGTGGTGCTGGCCGCCTCCTTCGGCAGCCTCGCCGTGAACCCGGCCTCGGCCACCCAGCAGATCGGCTTCGCGACGGGGCTGGGGATCCTGCTCTCGGCCTTCGTCCTGTCGATCGTCCTGGTGCCCGCCTGTGCGGTGCTGCTGGGCCGCTCCCTCTGGTGGCCCGCCAGGCCCCGGCCCGAGGAGCCGCGGCGGGATCCGGCGGGGCTGCCGGAGGGCGTCCTGGTCCGCTGA
- a CDS encoding glycine betaine/L-proline ABC transporter ATP-binding protein codes for MSTLQAEHVYKVFGRRPGDAAAAVRALEGGAGRDELRSGGTTAAVIDASFSVEPGQIFVVMGLSGSGKSTLLRMLNGLLAPTAGRILFDGQDLTALSARELRRVRSTKISMVFQHFALFPHRDVLENAAYGLEVQGVPRAERERRAAEALALCGLEGWEKSWPDELSGGMQQRVGLARALATDAELLLMDESFSALDPLIRRDMQDQLLELQHRLKKTIVFITHDLNEAMRLGDGIAVMRDGRIVQQGTAEDILTRPADEYVASFIQDVDRSRVLTADAVMDEPPTGVEPCGCPTVSADTPLADLCSVSARVPHPVAVTDADGAVVGSVPQDRLIAFIGDEQRPPMACVEVAA; via the coding sequence GTGTCCACGCTCCAGGCCGAGCACGTGTACAAGGTGTTCGGAAGACGACCCGGCGACGCCGCCGCCGCGGTCCGCGCGCTCGAAGGCGGCGCGGGCCGCGACGAGCTGCGGTCCGGCGGAACGACGGCTGCGGTCATCGACGCCTCCTTCAGCGTCGAGCCCGGCCAGATCTTCGTCGTCATGGGTCTGTCGGGCTCCGGCAAGTCCACGCTGCTGCGCATGCTCAACGGACTGCTGGCGCCCACCGCTGGACGCATCCTCTTCGACGGGCAGGACCTCACCGCGCTCAGTGCGCGCGAGCTGCGCCGCGTACGGTCCACGAAGATCAGCATGGTCTTCCAGCACTTCGCCCTCTTCCCGCACCGCGACGTGCTGGAGAACGCCGCCTACGGGCTGGAGGTCCAGGGCGTGCCCCGGGCCGAGCGCGAGCGGCGCGCCGCCGAGGCGCTGGCCCTGTGCGGGCTCGAAGGCTGGGAGAAGTCCTGGCCCGACGAGCTGTCCGGCGGCATGCAGCAGCGCGTCGGCCTCGCCCGCGCCCTGGCCACCGACGCGGAGCTGCTGCTGATGGACGAGTCCTTCAGCGCACTCGACCCGCTGATCCGCCGCGACATGCAGGACCAGCTGCTCGAACTCCAGCACCGCCTCAAGAAGACCATCGTCTTCATCACCCACGACCTCAACGAGGCCATGCGCCTGGGCGACGGCATCGCGGTGATGCGCGACGGCCGCATCGTCCAGCAGGGCACCGCCGAGGACATCCTCACCCGCCCCGCCGACGAGTACGTCGCCTCCTTCATCCAGGACGTGGACCGCTCGCGCGTGCTCACGGCCGACGCCGTCATGGACGAGCCCCCCACCGGGGTCGAGCCCTGCGGCTGCCCCACCGTCAGCGCCGACACCCCGCTCGCCGACCTGTGCTCCGTCAGCGCCCGCGTCCCGCACCCGGTCGCCGTCACCGACGCGGACGGCGCCGTCGTCGGCTCCGTGCCGCAGGACCGTCTCATCGCCTTCATCGGTGACGAACAACGGCCCCCGATGGCCTGCGTGGAGGTGGCCGCCTGA
- a CDS encoding FAD-binding oxidoreductase, protein MSLHRRQVLGSAAAAVLATVGAAAGGPDYGALARGIDGRVVLPGEADYAEARQLFQPRYDAVAPGAVAYPAHAGDVAVCLDFARRSGAAVVPRGGGHSYAGWSTRAAGLVLDTGAMASVTVEGSGVRANAPAGVPTGAPAGVRIGAGARLGDVNAALAGRGLGIPTGLCPSVGIAGLTLGGGLGLAARAYGTTADRLTGARVVTPDGAVREVSADRDPDLYWALRGGGGGNFGVVTEFRFDTHPVGDCAFAELHWPGGDSAAVLRGWQRWLGKLPDPFWSQVEFVVETGTAPAPAVRVVSLDGRRELEAQLTRLSDLIGGQPRDSLIVVRGYGDTVRAMAGCLERSAAQCRLPGTLPGRDPRGRLGRDSYAARSDFWAAAGLPDAAIGAVLDAVRRYPSSVPRGGRGVVQFDGVCGGAVNRVPATATAFTHRDSAFLAQYLVYWPESAPASEAARHQDWLDGLWRDLRPWASGRAYQNYADPELADWREAYYGPNLPRLEEVRRGYDPGRLFRFPQAV, encoded by the coding sequence ATGAGCCTCCATCGCCGCCAGGTCCTGGGGAGCGCGGCCGCGGCCGTGCTCGCCACCGTCGGCGCGGCGGCCGGGGGCCCGGACTACGGCGCCCTCGCCCGCGGGATCGACGGGCGGGTGGTGCTCCCGGGCGAAGCGGATTATGCCGAGGCACGGCAGCTGTTCCAGCCCCGCTACGACGCCGTCGCGCCCGGTGCGGTGGCCTATCCGGCGCACGCGGGCGACGTGGCCGTCTGCCTGGACTTCGCCCGCCGCTCCGGCGCCGCGGTGGTACCGCGCGGCGGCGGGCACAGCTACGCGGGCTGGTCCACCCGGGCCGCGGGCCTGGTGCTGGACACCGGAGCCATGGCGTCTGTCACGGTCGAGGGGTCCGGCGTACGCGCGAACGCACCGGCCGGCGTACCCACAGGCGCACCGGCCGGCGTACGGATCGGCGCGGGAGCCCGGCTGGGCGACGTGAACGCCGCGCTCGCCGGGCGGGGCCTGGGCATCCCGACCGGGCTGTGCCCCTCCGTCGGCATCGCCGGGCTCACCCTCGGCGGCGGCCTCGGCCTGGCCGCCCGGGCGTACGGCACCACCGCCGACCGGCTCACGGGCGCCCGGGTGGTCACCCCCGACGGTGCCGTCCGCGAGGTCTCCGCCGACCGGGACCCCGACCTGTACTGGGCGCTGCGCGGGGGCGGCGGCGGGAACTTCGGCGTCGTCACCGAGTTCCGCTTCGACACCCATCCGGTCGGCGACTGCGCCTTCGCCGAACTCCACTGGCCCGGCGGCGACTCCGCTGCGGTGCTGCGCGGCTGGCAGCGCTGGCTGGGCAAACTGCCGGACCCGTTCTGGAGCCAGGTGGAGTTCGTCGTCGAGACCGGGACCGCGCCCGCCCCGGCGGTCCGCGTGGTGTCCCTCGACGGGCGCCGCGAGCTGGAGGCGCAGCTCACCCGGCTGTCCGACCTGATCGGCGGGCAGCCCCGGGACAGCTTGATCGTCGTCCGCGGCTACGGGGACACCGTCCGGGCGATGGCGGGCTGCCTGGAGCGGAGCGCCGCACAGTGCCGGCTGCCGGGCACGCTGCCCGGCCGGGACCCGCGGGGGCGGCTGGGCCGGGACTCGTACGCCGCCCGCTCGGACTTCTGGGCCGCTGCCGGGCTGCCCGACGCGGCGATCGGAGCGGTACTCGACGCCGTCCGGCGCTACCCGTCGTCCGTGCCGCGCGGCGGGCGGGGCGTGGTCCAGTTCGACGGGGTCTGCGGCGGCGCCGTCAACCGCGTGCCCGCCACCGCCACCGCCTTCACCCACCGCGACAGCGCGTTCCTCGCCCAGTACCTCGTCTACTGGCCCGAGTCCGCGCCGGCCTCCGAGGCGGCCCGGCACCAGGACTGGCTCGACGGGCTCTGGCGGGACCTGCGCCCCTGGGCGAGCGGGCGCGCCTACCAGAACTACGCCGACCCCGAGCTCGCCGACTGGCGGGAGGCCTACTACGGGCCGAACCTCCCGCGCCTGGAGGAGGTCCGGCGCGGCTACGACCCCGGCCGGCTGTTCCGCTTCCCCCAGGCCGTCTAG
- a CDS encoding sensor histidine kinase, whose product MTDKGADRLTWTRHDALMAIATAAVDLVGFSQGSVSETVPLTVAAALALVLAALALVARHSHPVTVLAVVLLLGVVPNLATPVPAPHFPISLVIALYAVVRFRRPAVAAPSCLAAVPLPSVGQGGMLLPPGWGVVANAAVVLLVAGSAVVMNRRQREAEAHQLLRAERAVAEERRRIARELHDIVAHHITTMQLMAGGARANLAHDPEVAREALVTLEDSGRMALREMRQLLDVLRAGEEAETGPEAPQPGVRDLDRIITESRLAGTETELTVDGPVRPLPPTVGLTVFRIVQEALTNTRKHAGEARARVRLTYGADEVAVEVRDDGTGAWPPAARPARSAPPRSGYGLIGMHERVALQGGTLEAAALDGGGFRVAARLPAPGGTGGGQGGERHR is encoded by the coding sequence GTGACGGACAAGGGAGCCGACCGGCTGACCTGGACGCGCCACGACGCACTCATGGCCATCGCGACCGCGGCGGTCGACCTGGTGGGGTTCTCGCAGGGATCCGTGTCCGAGACGGTGCCCCTCACGGTCGCGGCGGCCCTGGCGCTCGTACTGGCGGCGCTGGCCCTGGTCGCCCGGCACAGCCACCCGGTGACCGTGCTCGCCGTGGTGCTGCTCCTGGGCGTGGTGCCCAACCTCGCGACCCCGGTGCCCGCACCGCACTTCCCGATCAGCCTGGTCATCGCCCTGTACGCGGTCGTCAGGTTCCGCCGTCCCGCGGTGGCGGCGCCGTCCTGCCTCGCCGCCGTGCCCCTGCCCTCGGTGGGCCAGGGCGGCATGCTGCTGCCGCCCGGCTGGGGCGTCGTCGCCAACGCGGCGGTCGTGCTGCTGGTCGCCGGTTCGGCGGTGGTCATGAACCGCCGGCAGCGGGAGGCCGAGGCCCACCAACTGCTGCGGGCGGAGCGCGCGGTGGCCGAGGAGCGCCGCCGCATCGCCCGCGAACTGCACGACATCGTCGCCCACCACATCACCACCATGCAGCTGATGGCCGGCGGTGCGCGGGCCAATCTGGCGCACGACCCCGAGGTGGCGCGCGAGGCCCTGGTGACCCTGGAGGACTCCGGCCGGATGGCGCTGCGCGAGATGCGCCAACTCCTGGACGTCCTGCGGGCCGGGGAGGAGGCGGAGACCGGCCCCGAGGCCCCCCAGCCCGGGGTGCGGGACCTGGACCGGATCATCACCGAGTCGCGGCTGGCCGGTACGGAGACCGAGCTGACCGTGGACGGGCCGGTCCGCCCGCTGCCGCCGACCGTGGGCCTCACCGTCTTCCGGATCGTGCAGGAGGCCCTGACCAACACCCGCAAGCACGCCGGGGAGGCGCGGGCCCGGGTACGGCTGACGTACGGCGCCGACGAAGTCGCCGTGGAGGTACGGGACGACGGGACGGGAGCCTGGCCCCCCGCCGCCCGGCCCGCACGGTCCGCGCCGCCCCGCTCCGGGTACGGTCTGATCGGAATGCACGAACGCGTCGCCCTGCAGGGCGGCACCCTGGAGGCCGCCGCACTCGACGGCGGCGGCTTCAGGGTGGCGGCCCGCCTCCCGGCCCCGGGGGGCACCGGGGGCGGCCAGGGAGGGGAACGCCACCGATGA
- a CDS encoding ABC transporter permease/substrate binding protein produces the protein MPRLNLGAWVDSGVDFLQRHLSWLFDAISALVTGLYDGIDAVLSAPAPLLFAGILAVAAWWLRGLLAGLLAFAGFALVDSVGLWSEAMSTLSLVLVATLVTLVFAIPLGIWASRSDRVSAVLRPVLDFMQTMPAMVYLIPGIIFFGVGVVPGIIATIIFSLPPGVRMTELGIRQVDGELVEAAEAFGTTPRDTLVRVQLPLALPTILAGVNQVIMLGLSMVVIAGMVGGGGLGGAVYKAIGNVDIGLGFEAGVSIVILAMYLDRMTGALGRQVSPLGRRTLAKARAAATGAAKVWNHRPQPAYAITGAVVLALVAGGLNTFGGPAREDGPAGAADIGKGRTVSIGYIPWDEGIASTFLWKELLERRGFKVDTRQLEAGALYTGLAGGQLDFQTDAWLPVTHAQYWEKYGNKLEDLGSWYGPTSLELSVPSYVKDVRSLADLKGKSGQFKGRIIGIEPSAGVMSILKDKVLKEYGLDAEYQVVDGSTPGMLAELKRAYDKKEPVVAVLWSPHWAYSSYELTKLEDPKGVWGTGDGIHTLARKGFAEDEPKVAEWLRSFKLTEEQLTGLEAKIQETGKGKEQQAVRAWLADHPEIDQLA, from the coding sequence ATGCCCCGCCTCAACCTCGGCGCCTGGGTCGACAGCGGTGTCGACTTCCTCCAGCGCCACCTGTCCTGGCTGTTCGACGCCATCAGCGCGCTCGTCACCGGGCTCTACGACGGCATCGACGCCGTCCTGTCCGCCCCCGCCCCGCTGCTCTTCGCGGGCATCCTCGCCGTCGCCGCCTGGTGGCTGCGCGGTCTGCTGGCGGGCCTGCTCGCCTTCGCGGGTTTCGCCCTCGTCGACTCCGTCGGCCTGTGGTCCGAAGCCATGTCCACGCTGTCCCTGGTCCTGGTCGCCACCCTGGTCACGCTGGTGTTCGCGATCCCGCTGGGCATCTGGGCCTCGCGCTCCGACCGGGTCAGCGCGGTCCTGCGGCCGGTCCTGGACTTCATGCAGACCATGCCGGCCATGGTCTACCTGATCCCCGGCATCATCTTCTTCGGGGTGGGCGTGGTGCCCGGCATCATCGCCACCATCATCTTCTCGCTGCCGCCGGGCGTCCGGATGACCGAGCTCGGCATCCGCCAGGTCGACGGGGAACTGGTCGAAGCCGCCGAGGCCTTCGGCACCACCCCGCGCGACACCCTCGTACGCGTCCAGCTCCCGCTGGCCCTGCCCACGATCTTGGCGGGCGTCAACCAGGTCATCATGCTGGGCCTGTCCATGGTCGTCATCGCCGGCATGGTCGGCGGCGGCGGACTCGGCGGGGCCGTCTACAAGGCCATCGGCAACGTCGACATCGGTCTCGGCTTCGAGGCGGGCGTCTCCATCGTCATCCTCGCCATGTACCTGGACCGGATGACCGGGGCGCTCGGCCGCCAGGTCTCCCCGCTGGGCCGCCGTACGCTGGCCAAGGCGCGGGCCGCCGCGACCGGCGCCGCCAAGGTGTGGAACCACCGTCCCCAGCCCGCGTACGCGATCACCGGGGCCGTGGTCCTCGCCCTCGTCGCGGGCGGCCTGAACACCTTCGGCGGCCCGGCCCGCGAGGACGGCCCCGCCGGGGCCGCGGACATCGGCAAGGGCCGAACCGTCTCCATCGGCTACATCCCGTGGGACGAGGGCATCGCCTCCACCTTCCTGTGGAAGGAACTCCTCGAGCGCCGCGGCTTCAAGGTCGACACCCGCCAGCTGGAGGCCGGCGCGCTCTACACCGGCCTGGCCGGAGGCCAGCTCGACTTCCAGACCGACGCCTGGCTGCCCGTCACCCACGCCCAGTACTGGGAGAAGTACGGGAACAAGCTGGAGGACCTCGGCTCCTGGTACGGCCCCACCTCGCTGGAGCTGTCCGTGCCCTCGTACGTGAAGGACGTGCGCTCGCTCGCCGACCTCAAGGGCAAGTCCGGGCAGTTCAAGGGCCGGATCATCGGCATCGAGCCGAGCGCCGGGGTCATGTCGATCCTGAAGGACAAGGTCCTCAAGGAGTACGGGCTCGACGCCGAGTACCAGGTCGTCGACGGCTCCACCCCCGGCATGCTCGCCGAGCTCAAGCGGGCGTACGACAAGAAGGAGCCCGTGGTGGCCGTGCTGTGGTCGCCGCACTGGGCGTACTCCTCGTACGAGCTGACCAAGCTGGAGGACCCGAAGGGGGTCTGGGGCACCGGCGACGGGATCCACACCCTCGCCCGCAAGGGCTTCGCCGAGGACGAGCCGAAGGTGGCCGAATGGCTGCGTTCCTTCAAGCTCACCGAGGAGCAGCTCACCGGCCTGGAGGCGAAGATCCAGGAGACCGGCAAGGGCAAGGAGCAGCAGGCGGTCCGTGCCTGGCTGGCCGACCACCCCGAGATCGACCAGCTGGCCTGA
- a CDS encoding sensor histidine kinase — MLLVAGSAVVMNRRQREAEAHQLLRAERAVAEERRRIARELHDIVAHHITTMQLMAGGARANLAHDPEVAREALVTLEDSGRMALREMRQLLDVLRAGEEAETGPEAPQPGVRDLDRIITESRLAGTETELTVDGPVRPLPPTVGLTVFRIVQEALTNTRKHAGEARARVRLTYGADEVAVEVRDDGTGAWPPAARPARSAPPRSGYGLIGMHERVALQGGTLEAAALDGGGFRVAARLPAPGGTGGGQGGERHR; from the coding sequence GTGCTGCTGGTCGCCGGTTCGGCGGTGGTCATGAACCGCCGGCAGCGGGAGGCCGAGGCCCACCAACTGCTGCGGGCGGAGCGCGCGGTGGCCGAGGAGCGCCGCCGCATCGCCCGCGAACTGCACGACATCGTCGCCCACCACATCACCACCATGCAGCTGATGGCCGGCGGTGCGCGGGCCAATCTGGCGCACGACCCCGAGGTGGCGCGCGAGGCCCTGGTGACCCTGGAGGACTCCGGCCGGATGGCGCTGCGCGAGATGCGCCAACTCCTGGACGTCCTGCGGGCCGGGGAGGAGGCGGAGACCGGCCCCGAGGCCCCCCAGCCCGGGGTGCGGGACCTGGACCGGATCATCACCGAGTCGCGGCTGGCCGGTACGGAGACCGAGCTGACCGTGGACGGGCCGGTCCGCCCGCTGCCGCCGACCGTGGGCCTCACCGTCTTCCGGATCGTGCAGGAGGCCCTGACCAACACCCGCAAGCACGCCGGGGAGGCGCGGGCCCGGGTACGGCTGACGTACGGCGCCGACGAAGTCGCCGTGGAGGTACGGGACGACGGGACGGGAGCCTGGCCCCCCGCCGCCCGGCCCGCACGGTCCGCGCCGCCCCGCTCCGGGTACGGTCTGATCGGAATGCACGAACGCGTCGCCCTGCAGGGCGGCACCCTGGAGGCCGCCGCACTCGACGGCGGCGGCTTCAGGGTGGCGGCCCGCCTCCCGGCCCCGGGGGGCACCGGGGGCGGCCAGGGAGGGGAACGCCACCGATGA
- a CDS encoding response regulator transcription factor, which produces MIRVLIADDQPLVRRGLALILGPDPEFEVVGEAEDGARAVALAQQLRPDVVVMDIRMPVLDGVKATGELARTLPETRVLALSTFDMDEYVVAALRAGAYGFLPKDISPEELIAAVRTVHTGEAAVAPRLLTRLISTYVRPPARSRPTAAVTPADLTPREREIWQLMATGLDNAETARELDISVSTVKNHITGIFGKLGVRDRAQAVIAAYESGLVEAGNGSG; this is translated from the coding sequence ATGATCCGCGTGCTCATCGCCGACGACCAGCCGCTGGTGCGGCGCGGCCTGGCTCTGATCCTGGGCCCCGACCCGGAGTTCGAGGTCGTGGGCGAGGCCGAGGACGGGGCCCGCGCCGTCGCCCTCGCGCAGCAGCTGCGGCCCGACGTGGTCGTCATGGACATCCGGATGCCCGTCCTCGACGGGGTCAAGGCCACCGGCGAACTGGCCCGCACCCTCCCGGAGACCCGGGTCCTGGCCCTCAGCACCTTCGACATGGACGAGTACGTGGTCGCCGCCCTGCGCGCCGGTGCGTACGGCTTCCTGCCCAAGGACATCTCCCCGGAGGAGCTGATCGCCGCCGTCCGCACCGTCCACACGGGGGAGGCCGCCGTTGCGCCGCGGCTGCTGACCCGGCTCATCTCCACCTACGTACGGCCCCCCGCGCGGTCCCGCCCCACGGCCGCGGTGACCCCGGCCGACCTCACCCCGCGCGAACGGGAGATATGGCAGCTGATGGCCACCGGCCTGGACAACGCGGAAACCGCCCGCGAACTGGACATCAGCGTCTCCACGGTCAAGAACCACATCACCGGCATCTTCGGCAAGCTCGGCGTCCGCGACCGCGCCCAGGCGGTCATCGCGGCGTACGAATCGGGCCTGGTGGAGGCCGGCAACGGGAGCGGTTGA